Part of the Leptospira neocaledonica genome is shown below.
CGCATACAGGTTGCATACTCTAAAGGGACGAGAAAAAGGTAGGTGGTCAGTATGGGTAAACGGAAATTGGCGCCTTACTTTTGAATTTGAAGGCGAAAATGTTATATTGGTTGATTATGAGGACTATCACTAAGGAAAGACTTTATGAATAAAAGAAAACCTACTCATCCTGGTGAGATTTTATTAGAAGATGTGATAAAGCCTCTAGGATTAACTATAACTGAGGCTGCGAAAGATTTAGATGTGTCTCGTAAAACTCTTTCAGAAATTGTGAATGGAAAAAGTCCTGTTACGCCTGAAATGGCTGTGAGAATTGCTATTGCTACAAATACTTCTGCAGAGAGCTGGCTGAATATGCAGACCAAATTAGATTTGTGGACCGCGATGCAGGAAAAACCTAAAAATATAATTAAATTTCCTATTTCAGCATAGTAATTTTTCATAATAAGCCAAACCGTCGCATAACTATCGGCTTGGCGTTGCGCTTCGGGATGCTGCGCACCCTCGCTCCAGGCTTCGCCACATTTCGCTTTGGCACTCGTCTTGCAGAGCAAGCTCATGCCAAGTGCTTCGCACTCGCGAAACGTCGTCAAGCCTTGGTCGTTATGCGCCAGGCCCAAATATTCTTATGTACGAAATATATAGTGACGAAACAGGACATGAAAAGTTTCGAGGAATTGGTTCCATCAGTGGGCATAGAGATAATATAGCGGAACTAAGAAAAGAACTATCACAGATACTGACGGGTCATGCTGTAACTAGTGTTGAATGGAAAAATATTACTGGAGATAGTAAAAAAGAAAAGGCAGCCATTGCAATGGCGCAGGCAGTCATTAATTACGCCCATAAGCTAAAAATTCGTGTCGATATTCTATTATGGGATTGTTGAGATAGCAGGCATACTATTGCGGGAATTGATCATATAAAGAATCTTGAATATATGTATTATAAACTTTTACGCTGGGTAAAGCAGCAATGGTTACATGGCGGAGAAGAATGGTGTTTTTATCCCGATGAACACACCGGAATAAATTGGGAGAGTATTATTGAAGTAATCGAAAATACCGATTTACATAAAAAAAAGGACTTCGCTCCGGAACTATTCGATATTTTTCCGAAGAGGAGATTCATCAGAGTTCAAGATCATGCTCAAGTCATTTCCGAGAAAGAACCTCTTGTACAAGCTATAGATTTATTTTCCGGTTTACATCGATTTAGCAGAGAAAATGGAGATCTGATATTTACAGAAATATTCGGTGAGCAAGATCAACACACTTTCTTCGAGCCAATTGCAGATCCGGAAAAGATTTCTCGAGGTAATAGGAGTAAGATTACTGTTTTTCATAAAGTTTATAAAGCCTGTTCGGATAAAAGTATGTATATTTCTTTTAAAGAACGAAGATATTTGTGGTCCCGGAAAAAAGAAAAGAATATGAATTTTTGGTTTTATGAGCCAATGGGCGAATTAGATAAAGCTCCTAAAAAGGGTGGGCCCAGCGCATAACTATCGGTGCTTCCGCTACGCTTCGAGCTCGCTAACGCGACTCTCGCTCGGGCTTCGCCACATTTGCTTCTGTCACTCGTCTTGCAGAGCAAGCCTCGCGCCATTGCAAACGTCGGAACACCTTGGTCGTTAGACGAAATAACCATAAAGTTTAACGTATTAGCTAAAGTTCTATTCTGTTTTCTAAAGAATTTGTTTTTAAGCTTATTTATCGGGAAAATATAAAAAGCATTCATTATGGAACTAATTTTCGAAATAGTATGGGTGATAATTGTTGAAGTGTTTGGAAAATACATAACTGATTCGATAACCAAGGACGTTATGGTGATATTGAGAAGATCGAAGTTTATGGAATCTTTCTTTTCTGTCATTGGATATATTATCTTTGGATCGATAGTAGGTTATGTGAGCATGCTTGTTTTTCCAAAGTTTTTGCTTAAAAACCATAGCTTGCAAATGGCAAATTTGGTTTTTATTCCGATTATTTCCGCATTAATAATTTGTTTTGTCAGCAATTGGCGTAAAAAGCTTCCTCTTTTTAAAATAGAATTTGAAATATTTATTTCTGCTTACGTGTTTGCTTTTACAGTATCATTTATTCGATATTGTTTTTTAGATATAACAAAACCATTTTGGTAACCCTGTTAGAGTTCTAACTTACTTGTAATGCATGGTTACTTCGTCTAACTATCGGCTCTGACGCATCGCTTCGGGATGCTACGCACCCTCGCTTGGCCTTCGGCACATTTCGCTTTGTCACTCGCCTTGCGGGGCAAGTCTCGCGCCAAGTCTTTACGGACTCGCAAAACGTCGTCAAGCCTTGGTCGTTAGACGACATTTGCAAATAAGATTAGATATAATGAATTACGCTCAATTTATTCAAATAGAAGATGGTCATCAGGGTTTAATTGATAAGTTCGACTGGTTAAAAGCGAGTGGAATCGAAGACTACAAAAGAAAAGCTCTCGATATTTTTAATCTTAAAAAATTTCCTAAAAAGAATGATTCTCAATTAATTCAACAGATCATTCCAAGAACTCCGAAAGACTTCGAAAAAAAAGAATTAACTAAGAGTTATTATATATCCAATTCAATATGCTTTATTGATACAATTAATTGGATTTTAAGTGCTGAATTTGTAGAGCAATTTAGAGTCTACGTGCCTGAAGAAAATAAAGATACTATTGTTTTTAATTATGCAGATCTATTTCAGCATATTCTTTTTGAAGGTTTATATAATCTTGCAAGATATGAAGCCATTATATTAAAAAGAAAACCCGAATTTACTGGGTATAAAAACCCAATACATCATTCGATAGAGATGCATTTATTTGCTAAGCAAATCGTCTTTGGCCAAAGCTCATTTCATGCTTTTAGGGATAGGGAGCCAGATTTAGCAGTTTCTATTATTAGGCAAATGGTAGAAATTAGGTTACGGAATGCTTTTGGTATTTATGGACTCTATAACAGAAAACAAGACATCTTCGAACCACTCCCTATGAGTTTAATTTTCGATATTTTAAAAAAATACAAAGATAAAATTGATCTTTCAATACCATTAGAGGATATCATTAGAATCTATGGCTGGGCAAATATATATCTCCACTCAGGGCTAAGAAATGAAATTTGGAAGATAATTTTATCTCTAAGATACTTAGATACTTTTATGACGGGCAAAAAAACTCAGGCTGGCTCAAGTGTTGATTGGGGAATTGAAACTGACCAATCAACAATCAAAAATATTCATAATGATTTACACAAATTATTTAATAATCCAAAGGGGTTCTGGAAAAGGCTTCTATCTTTTGCTAAGAAAGAAAAATTCTACGAACTAGTGACTAGTAATCCGCAAGTTAAACTTAATAAAACAAACGTCGTCTAACTATCGGTGCCTCCGCGCCGCTCGGGGCCTGCGTACGCAACCCGCTCGCTTGGGCTTCGCCACATTCGCTTCTGTCACTTTGTTTGCAAAGCAAACTCGCGCCATTGCGAACGTCGGAGCACCTTGGTCGTTAGGCGCCATATTCTGCAATTTATTGATTTACAAGGAAACTATGAAAGCTACTAAACTATTACTCTTTATTCTATTGATATTGCCATTATCAGCTAATTTTGCAGATGATGAAGGGACGGGCGAGTTAGTGGTTATCAAGCCATCTCAATTGAGAGAAGAACCTTCTCCTGACTCGAAGTTGATCTTTAATCTATATCCGACATTGCTTATTAAAAGAAAACTTGAAGAGTCTAATGGTTGGATTAAAGTCGATAGCGGCTTTTGTACGCTAAAGAAGGAACATGAAATTTGTAATTCAGCCGAAGGATATATACCATCAGAAGCTTTGGCAAAATTTGATCGAAGCAAATTTGTTGAGTTGAAACTCCCAATGACAATCAAGTTTACCAATTTTAATTCTAATCCTGAACTTAAATATGTTTTAGAAAAGGACGGATCTTTCTATCATTTTGATCCAATGTGTGGTGGAGGAACTGGAAAATGCGGAAAGAGCAAACTTTTTAGGATTCATAATATAATTTGGGGAAAGCCACTTGCCAGTGATTTCGTTTATAAATTTTTTATAAATGAAAAAGGGCAAATATGTGCTCCTTACCCTGGAAAAGATCATAACTATCCGTGCAGCCAAGAATCAATTAAGTAGTGGAATTAGAATACGGCGCCTAACTATCGGCTTATCGCTACGCTTCGAGATTGCTATGCAACTCTCGCTTGGCCTTCGGCACATTTCGCTTTGTCACTCGTCTTGCAAGGCAAGTCTCGCGCCAAGTGCTTGCGCACTCGCGAAACGTCGTCAAGCCTTGGTCGTTAGGCGCCAGTTGCGTTATATTTAATAGTAATCCAAGAAATAGAAAATAGTGAAAAATATATATCTGATCAGCGGCTTAGGGGCTGATGAAAGAGTTTTTCGAAATATTGATTTTAGAGGTGAAAATCCAAAGCATATTCGTTGGATAAATCCTTTTATAAATGAATCTCTCGAAAGTTATTCAAAAAGACTTCTAAATCAGATAGAATCTAAGAATGAGTTAATTTTGATCGGGGTTTCTTTTGGCGGAATAATTGCGAGTGAAATTGCTAAACATGTTATAGCAAAGAAAATCATTATCATTTCGAGTATTAAATCTAGTTTTGAAAAACCGTTAATTTATCGTATTATTAACTTTTCGGGATTAATAAATTTAATTCCATCATTTTTACTGAAACTTTATAATCCAATTCTGGCTTATTTCTTTGGGATTTCATCATTAGAAGATAAAGAGTTATTAAAAAGTTTTCTTTCTAAAACTGACGGAAGATTTATAAAATGGGCTCTTAAGTCCATATTAAAATGGAATAATGAAATGTATCCACCTTACTTGTTTCATATTCATGGAAGCAACGATATGTTATTTCCGAGTAGATTGATAGGTCAGGTGATATTGATAGCTGATGGGGGACATTTTATGGTTCTTAATAAAGCAGAAGAAATATCTCTGAAACTAAGAGAGATTTTAAAAGATTAGTAATAAACGCAACCAGCGCTTAACTATCGGCTTGGCACTGCGCTTCGAGATGCTTGCGCACTCTCGCTTGGCCTCCGGCACATTGGCTCAGTCACTCGAATTGCAAAGCAATTCTCGTGCCTGTCTTCGCGAATGCTCAGCACGCCAACGTCGTCAAGCCTTGGTCGTTAGCTGCAATTTACGCGGAATCTAATATTAGGAACGAATATTGGCTATAGAAAAAATAGGAATGAGAAGATCAAAAATTGAATATTTAGGAGATCGAATTCAGATAACGATTCCTTCGAGGAAAAATTGGCTATCAATTATTCTTCAAACTTTTTGGTTAGGAGGGTGGTTGTTCGGTGAGATTATGGTGCCGGCTTTTCTTTTCGTTGGTCCAATACTATCTTTAGAAAAATTATTTATGCTTCTTTGGTTAGCAATTTGGACAATTGGAGGTGGGTATGTTATCTATAATATTTTTTGGAGTTTAGTGGGAAAAGAAATTATAACCTTCTCATATGACAGATTAAAAATTGAAAAGAAAATCTTTCAGATAAATTTTGTAAAAGTATACTCTATGATGGACGCAAGTGATTTTCGTATATCTACTTCGTCTCCATCTAATGCTTGGTATTATAGGAATTATCCACCATATTTGACGGGTTTGATATCTTTCGATTATGGAATGAAAACAATTAAGTTTGCGACTGAAATTGATGAAGCTGAGGCGAAATATCTTCTCGAAGAGATGCAGAAGAATGGTTTTATAAGCGCGTAAACTGCAGCTAACTATCGGCTCTGACGCATCGCTTCGAGATCGCTGCGCGACTCTCGCTTGGCCTCCGGCACATTCCGCTTTGTCACTCGTCTTGCAGAGCAAGCCTCGTGCCAAGTGCTAAGCACACGCGAAACGTCGTCAAGCCTTGGTCGTTATGCGCAAGTGCTCGAGAAATAATCTATTTAAAGTAAAATTCAATGACAAATTTAAACCCACAATTAGAACTTCCGCGTTGCCCACACTGCCAAGTAGCCAGACCAAACCTATCATCTGTGTTTCATTTTGAATCAAGAGATCACGCAGGTGCTGATCTGAGAAGATGGCGAGTTTATAATTGCACGAGTTGCGGGGGACTCACAACTGCTTATGCTCTAAATTTTAATCAAACGGTAATAGACTCATTTCCAAAATCAATGATGGTTGATGATGACATACCAGAAAGACCTAGACATTTTTTACAACAAGCTCTAGATTCTTTACACGCTCCCTCCGGATCTATAATGTTATCCGCGAGTTGTGTTGATTCTATGTTAAAAATGAAGGGTTATAATGAAGGTAATCTATACAGTCGTATTGATAAAGCAGCGCAAAATCACCTAATTACCAATGATATGGCTGCATGGGCACATGAAGTAAGACTTGATGCTAATGATCAACGTCACGCAGACGAAAATGCTTCGTTACCAACTATAGAAGATGCAAAACGGGTAATAGATTTCGTAATATCTTTCGGTCAATATTTATTTGTCCTTCCTGCAAAAATCCAAAGAGGATTGAAGCATAACTAAATAGGAAAATATCCGAGTACCTGCGCATAACTGTCGGTGCTTCCGCTCCGCTTCGAGCTTGCTTCGCAACTCTCGCTCGGGCTTCGCCACATTTGCGTCTGTCACTCGTCTTGCATAGCAAGCCTCTCGCCATTGCAAACGTCGGAACACCTTGGTCGTTAGACGCAATGGCAAAATATTCTCTTTCATTATATAGAAGGTAATTAGTAAATAAGATTATGTTGAAAGAAAATTTTTGGATAATGAGAGTTGCCCTAAGCTTTATTCTTATAGGAAGCCTATTAAAAGGACTTATAATCTTCTTTCAATATTCCATTGTTCTAAGTGATGCAGCCAATAAAGATGGAGCGACATTAACTGGTCTTTTCCTCAGTATTGATATAGTCGGGTCTATATTATATATGATTTCAATATATCAATTCGCTAGTAAGAATTCAAATGTTAGTGTATTAATCATCATAATCTATAATATTTTTATTATTAGTCAATCTTTCTTAATCGATGGAATGGGACTACCAAGATTTGAAGATGCATTAGTTTGGGACACCATAGGATATATTCTTCCTACGTTTTCTATTATTTTGGCGATTATTTATTATAGGTTCTTTTTTTCATCTAAACAATCTGATAATAGCAAAGAATAGTTGTTATTGAAAGCCACTGCGTCTAACTATCGGGTTATCGCTGCGCTTCGAGATGCTTCGCACTCTTGCTTGGGCTGCGCCACATTTTGCTTTGTCACTCATCTTGCATGGCAAGCTTCGTGCCAAGTGCTTACGCACGCGCAAAACGTCGATAACCCTTGGTCGTTAGGCACAATATCGCGATCTCTTTTTCTTTTTTATTATATAAGTTTTGGATTTTACCTTAGAGCCGAATCACGATCTACTTAAGGTTAGGTCGCTTTTCACCCTTTTCTTGTTTTATATCGTAGGCTGAAAGATTAGCTACCATGTTAAAGATCTTATCTTAAACTCTTGTCGCCTTTATATTGGTAGCGTACGAAAAGAGTTCGCTACCTTATATTGTGAAAGTGAATTAGCCACTAATTTGCTTTTATTCTGTTAGAAGATTTTATAGAGTAGGGCTGGGTGCATCGTGTTAGGAGCCCTACTGCGCCTAACTATCGGCTTATCGCTGCGCTTCGAGATTGCTTGCGCAACTCTCGCTCGGGCTGCGCCACATTGGCTCAGTCACTCGAATTGCAGAGCAATTCTTGTGCCTGTCTTCGCTCTGCTCAGCTCGCCAACGTCGTCAAGCCTTGGTCGTTAGACGCCATAACGAAATGAAATTTACAATTATAACACTTATTAGTTTTCTATTCACATGTTCCGGAGTAACGTTTTCAAATAAGAGATTTGATACTTTGCTAAAGTATGATCCTACAAAAGAAGGCTGGTTAGCTTGCAAAATAGGAGAGATATCGCCGTTAAATAATAAACTTTGCCTGAAGAATACAAAGTATCTGATCTATTCAGAACAGAAAGAGCCTTTCATAATGTCTATAAATGACGAGTCCAAATGCGATAGAAAATGTCAGATATTGTATTCAGGAATGAATTCGAGATTGCGAACTGATCTACTTCACAGTTTTTTAGAAGATCTTAAGAGAAAAATTGCTAGTTATCAGCCTGACATGAGTATTTCAAAGTGTATTGATAAATCAGCAAACTCTCGCGGAAATACTTATGCTTTAATGAAAGTTTCAAATAATGAAAACCGATGTATTTGCGTGAATTATCTTGAGTTTGCAAAAGGCATAGAGGATTTAGCAGAAACAACATTAGAGTGTAGTAAGAAATCAGGTTATTCTGAATCTTATTATAAGTATGATTGGTACTAAATAGTTACGGCGTCTAACTTTCGGCTTGGCGTTACGCTTCGGGATGCTTGCGCACCCTCGCTCCAGGCTCCGCCACATTTCGCTTTGTCACTCGTCTTGCTAAGCAAGCCTCGCGCCAAGTCCTTACGGACTCGCGAAACGTCGGAGCACCTTGGTCGTTAGGCGACATGAAGCGCCCAATATTTTTCTTTATCAAACAATTTAGGAAAGCTCCAATTTACTAAACATATAAATAGTTTCTTTCTTGCTCCAAAGTTATATAATATGTAGATTGGCTGAATGCCTAAGGTTTTCGAGAGAAATGGATTTAAATTCTTCTTTTTTGCGAATGAGGGAAATCCGAGAGAACCAGTTCACATTCATGTAAGAAAGGGAGAGAAATTAGCTAAATTCTGGTTAAAGCCAAATGTTTTATTGGATGATAATTACGGATTCAGTTCAAAAGAGTTAAATTGGATTGAAGAAGAGATTGAAAAGAATTTAGATATAATTCAAGGTAAATGGAATGATTTCTTCGGTATCTGAAGCAAAGGCCCAAAAGATTTGGTTTGATGAAGATAATCTTTGGTTGTCTCTATATGATGGCAGAACTCTATCAGTACCTCTCGCATACTTTCCTAGATTAAGAAAAGCTAGTAAAGAGCAACTTCAAAAGTTTGAAATTAGCGGGGGAGGGATAGGGCTTCATTGGGATGATATCGATGAAGATATTAGTGTCCCTGGCTTACTTCTCGGTAATGGTGATCTTACCCAACACAATAAGATTGCATAAATTCCTCTTATCCAGGCGCTTCACGATCGCCTAACTATCGGCTCTGACGCAGCGCTTCGAGATGCTTCGCACTCTCGCTTGGCCTCCGGCACATTTCGCTTTGTCACTCGTCTTGCAGAGCAAGCCTCGCGCCAAGTCCTTACGGACTCGCGAAACGTCGTCAAGCCTTGGTCGTTAGGCGAAATGTTTCCAAATTAAATTTTAGAATGAATATTATTTTCGATCGCTAAAATTACAAAAAAGAGAGTTTATTTTACAAATGTATAGACCCAATTTTTTAAAAAGACTGAATACTTATCTAATAAATTTTATGATTCTTATGGTGATTTCGAATTGCGATATTTTCTCTCCTAAGAAAGAACAGGCGCAAATAGAATTAACGTCTACTAGTGGGCGCGTTGGGATAATTCGGGATGGTAAGACCATATACAAAGAATCGGGTTGTGAGCTCTGTCATTCATTGAATGGTGAACGATTGGTCGGCCCTCCTTTAAATGGGATTTATGGCAGAACTATAACTTTAAACACTGGGGAAAAAATTACAGGCAACTTCGACTATATAAAGGAGTCGATCTTGGATCCTAATAAATTAATAGTAAGTGGTTATCCGCCTGCGATGCCAAATTATACTGGTAGAATTACCGCCGATGAAATGGAGAAGTTAATTAACTATATAAGAGGATTTTAATGTTTTCTTTTTAAAGGAAACACTTCGCCTAACTATCGGCTTATCGCAGCGCTTCGAGATGCTTCGCAACTCTCGCTTGGCCTTCGGCACATTGGCTCAGTCACTCGAATTGCAGAGCAATTCTCGTGCCTGTCTTCGCTTTGCTCAGCTCGCCAACGTCGATAAGCCTTGGTCGTTAGACGCCATAAATTAAATAAAAGAAATTAGATGTTTCCATTTACTTATAAAGGCAAAATAAGATTAGCTAGAAGATTTAATGATAAAGAAAAAATATTGAATGAACTTCGTCAGAAATTTATTAAGAAAGGCGTCGAAGATTTCAAAATTACAAAAATTGGCTTAAAAATTCCTTCTCAGATTACTTTTAATAGAAATGCAGTAGGATTTTTGAATGAATGCGAAATATTAGTGAAAGAAAATGATGAAAACTTTTATTTTGAATATTGTATCTCATTCGAACCACTTTTTTCTGTCTCAATAATATCATTGCCATTGAGTGTATTAGCATTTTTAATTAATGGTCTTTCTGGTGTATTCATTTACTTTACATTTCTTGCTGTTCCATTTGTTATATTATATTTTATGATAATATTCGAATATTTATTTGTTCTGTTTGGATTTAAAGAATAGGTAAACAATTTACGGCGTCTAACTGTCGGTGCTTCCGCAGCGCTGCGGGATTGCTACGCAACCCTTGCTTGGCCTTCGGCACATTTGCTTCTGTCACTTCGTTTGCAGGGCAAACTCGTGCCATCGCCAACGTCGGAACACCTTGGTCGTTATGCGAAATTTTCTAAATCTCATCTAAAGACAGTAAAAAAGTGAAACTATTTAATCACATTACTCTAATTACCCTAATTCTCACCACTTCGAATTGCTTTTATGGAATTATGAGGTTTGCACCTAGAGAACATGTCAGTGATACCTTTGAAATTAATGACAAGAAAATCTCATTCGAAAGACCCAAAGACTTTCGAAATCCACCTTCATATTCAAAAAATGATATTGTCGCTAAATGGGGTCAGCCTTCAAAGACTGGTTTCCGTGATAACTGTAGCTATATTACTTACCGTGATGGTTTTACTTGGAACGTCATAGGAATTATCATTCTAATTATTCCAATACCAATCCTCATATTTCCCACTGGTTTTGACGAAAAGAAAATTTACTTTCTCGATGATAAAAATATTGCTTATAGCGAAAATTTCTATAATGATACACATTTCTTTGGTTATCTATGCGATGATAGAAGCTGTCGATTCCAGTTCGGAAAGACTTATCACTATAGTGAAAATGAAAGAAAACTATTACAATGCGTAAGCTCTGAAAAAATCGATTAATTGCTTATCTCTAGACAATTTAATTAATTAACTTTAATAATTAAAACCGAATTCCCGAACAGTATTACGCAGAAAACTTCGCATAACTAACGGTGCTTCCGCTCCGCTCGGGGCTCACTTCGTGACCCACTCGCTCGGGCTTCGCCACATTTGCTTCTGTCACTTCGTTTGCATGAGCAAACTCGTGCCATTGCAAACGTCGGAACACCTTGGTCGTTAGGCGGCAATATCGCGATCTCTTTTCCTTTTTTATTATATAAGTTTTGGATTTTACCTTAGAACGGAATCACGATCTACTTAAGGTTAGGTCGCTTTTCACCCTTTTCTTGTTTTATATCGTAGGCTGCTAGATTAGCTTCCATGTTAAAGATCTTATCTTAAACTCTTGCCACTTTCATATTGGATGGTACGAAAAGGGTTCGCTACCTTATATTGTAGGCGTAGATTAGTCACTAATTGACTTTTTCTCTATTAGAAGATTTTATAGAGCAGGGCTTTGGTGCATCGTGTTTGGTGCGATACTGCGTCTAACTATCGGCTCTGACGCTGCACTTCGGGATTGCTGCGCAACCCTCGTTTGGCCTTCGGCACATTTTGCTTTGTCACTCGCCTTGCGGTGGCAAGCCTTGGTCGTTATACGCAATCGCTAAAGCCTTATTTTTGGGAGAAAAAATAAGGGAAAATGCTTGCAATATCTCATTTTGAGATATTCTTTGTATAAGTGCATATAATTAGTTGGAAAAAGATCTCAGATTTTGTAATTAAGCATCCAAACTCGGGACCTTCTCTTAAAGGTTGGTTTAAGATAGTTCAAAATACGGATTTTAAAGATTTCAACGAACTTAGAAAAGTATTTAAAAGTGCAGATCAGGTGGGAAAATTTACAGTCTTTAATATTAGCGGAAACAATTTTAGATTAATTTCTGCAATTCATTATAATAGAAAGAAAGTCTTCATTCGGCATGTTTTAACACATTCGGAATATGATAAGGGAAAATGGAAGGAGGAATAAGATATGATTCTTGAATTAGAGCGCGTGAGAAATATTTGGCCAGAAGTTAAAGACCTTTTATCTGTTCCTCATTCTGATAAACAATACAAGAAACTATTAAAAGCTCTTGATGAATTGATAGATGAGGTTGGTAACAATGAAAAGCACCCATTGGCGCCTTTAATGGAAACCGTTGGAAATCTCATTGAA
Proteins encoded:
- a CDS encoding HigA family addiction module antitoxin; this encodes MNKRKPTHPGEILLEDVIKPLGLTITEAAKDLDVSRKTLSEIVNGKSPVTPEMAVRIAIATNTSAESWLNMQTKLDLWTAMQEKPKNIIKFPISA
- a CDS encoding alpha/beta hydrolase, which produces MKNIYLISGLGADERVFRNIDFRGENPKHIRWINPFINESLESYSKRLLNQIESKNELILIGVSFGGIIASEIAKHVIAKKIIIISSIKSSFEKPLIYRIINFSGLINLIPSFLLKLYNPILAYFFGISSLEDKELLKSFLSKTDGRFIKWALKSILKWNNEMYPPYLFHIHGSNDMLFPSRLIGQVILIADGGHFMVLNKAEEISLKLREILKD
- a CDS encoding DUF4145 domain-containing protein — its product is MTNLNPQLELPRCPHCQVARPNLSSVFHFESRDHAGADLRRWRVYNCTSCGGLTTAYALNFNQTVIDSFPKSMMVDDDIPERPRHFLQQALDSLHAPSGSIMLSASCVDSMLKMKGYNEGNLYSRIDKAAQNHLITNDMAAWAHEVRLDANDQRHADENASLPTIEDAKRVIDFVISFGQYLFVLPAKIQRGLKHN
- a CDS encoding DUF4160 domain-containing protein, whose product is MPKVFERNGFKFFFFANEGNPREPVHIHVRKGEKLAKFWLKPNVLLDDNYGFSSKELNWIEEEIEKNLDIIQGKWNDFFGI
- a CDS encoding DUF2442 domain-containing protein, which translates into the protein MISSVSEAKAQKIWFDEDNLWLSLYDGRTLSVPLAYFPRLRKASKEQLQKFEISGGGIGLHWDDIDEDISVPGLLLGNGDLTQHNKIA
- a CDS encoding c-type cytochrome, encoding MYRPNFLKRLNTYLINFMILMVISNCDIFSPKKEQAQIELTSTSGRVGIIRDGKTIYKESGCELCHSLNGERLVGPPLNGIYGRTITLNTGEKITGNFDYIKESILDPNKLIVSGYPPAMPNYTGRITADEMEKLINYIRGF
- a CDS encoding type II toxin-antitoxin system HigB family toxin — encoded protein: MHIISWKKISDFVIKHPNSGPSLKGWFKIVQNTDFKDFNELRKVFKSADQVGKFTVFNISGNNFRLISAIHYNRKKVFIRHVLTHSEYDKGKWKEE